The window CACTCGGTAACGCGTGTCGCACTCTGCGCCGTGAAAGAATACCGACTTGTGCACAAATATGTGCATAAACGTGGACCAAAGGGGTATAAAATGCAGATCGATCTCGCGCGCGCGGCGTGGCGTAAGAGCACCCGCTCGAACGACCAGGGCTGGTGTGTGGAGGTGGCCGACAACATGGCCGACGTCGTGGGTGTCCGCGACTCCAAGGACGTCACCGGTCCGGTGCTGGCCTTCAGCCCGAACGACTGGTCCGCGTTCGTCGGCGCGGCACGATCCGGCGCCTTCGACGGCTGATTCAGACCAACCGCAACGTCTGGTTTCCGGGCGGCCCCGCCCATTCCGTGACTGGCCGGGGCCGCCCTTTTGCGTCCGGCGCCGGTTGCCGCCGGCACCAGACAGAATCAAGACCTCATCGGTACGGGATAAGCGGCTGCGCCGCCGTCGCGCACCTCGTACGCCCAGGCGAGTTGCGGGCAGCCGGTGGGCGTGCACTGCCAGCAGGTGCCCGGATTCCAGGTGTTGCCGCCGGGTTCGTGCTGCCGGATCGTCAGACCCGCCGCCATCTGAAGCGTCGCCACCGTGATCGGCTCAAGGTTGCGACTCACCGGGCCCTCGCCCGAGTTCTCGCCTCGCGGATCAGGGCCTCCACCCGGGCGAGGAGTTCGACACACGGTGGGTGCCGCTCGGCGGACTGCCAGGAACACTCCGGCAGATGCCCGGTGACCCAGACCTCCTGGTCGTTGGAATGCGCCCGATCGATGTGCACCCTGAGGACATGCAGGTCCACGGTTTCGCCGGGATCGCGACCGGCGCAGTGTGACCATTCGCCGGGCAGGAGCCTGATCGGCGTACCCGGGGGTGGGTCGAAGGTGCCGATCTCGACCCGCGCCCCACGGAGGAGGTGGCAGTCGCCGGGTGCGGCACACCGGTCACACATCCGGTTGTCGCGGTGCGCGTCGATGATGCGGTGCGATCGGCCTATGAGCACGGGCCAGAGATGCCGCGAGAAGATGATCATATGCGCCGCCTCGGCCAGCCGGGTCCCCGGTTGATCCCGCGACGACGGCTCGACGGGTCGGGCGCCGGACTCGTTCTCGTCGTGACGGTCGGACTGGTTGTCGGGCGGGGACGGCTGCTGTTGCGGGTCCGGATCCTCGGGATCGGACTGGCCGGCCAGGGCTGTGCGCATCTCGCCTCCAGACCCGCCCGCCCTGTCATCGGGCATGGCGAATCGCGCCCGGTTCGGGCGTGTTTCGGTTGATTATCGGGACAACCTGAGTCTTCCTCGATCCGTTTCGGTGACGCAATGGTCACCACGGGATGTGGTAGAGATAGGTACGAATAGCCGAGGCCCGACATCGGGCGAGTGCGCATCGTCTTTGCCGACAGCACGACCGGACGAGTGGACGGTGCACAGGCCGGGGGGAGCACCATGCCGGAGTCCGTTGTCGGGTCGACCGTCCCACGTCGACAGCTCGGCCGGGAACTGCGTCGACTACGCGAACACGAGGCACGCATCCCGCAGGTGGATGCCGCCCGCGCGCTGGAGTGGTCGGTCACCAAGCTGTGGCGCCTCGAAGGCGGCGAACTGG of the Micromonospora sp. NBC_01796 genome contains:
- a CDS encoding DUF397 domain-containing protein — encoded protein: MQIDLARAAWRKSTRSNDQGWCVEVADNMADVVGVRDSKDVTGPVLAFSPNDWSAFVGAARSGAFDG